TACATGCAACTGATGGACGAGCTGCCACATACTTTTAGTTTTACTGTATAAACTACCTGATGTATTTTTAAGGTTAGGTTTCGTGATATAACTTACTTAAGTGTGAAGTTAAGTTTCATGCTACGTTTTCGAGAGATAGAAGGTTCAGTTTATTCTTTACTTAGACGAGACATGTATTAAGTTTCGTGATGGATATCATAAAGAAAAGATGGGGTGATGTTCTCATGATTTGTTTTACAGAACAATATTCAGCATCGTAATGCAATTTAAGAAGACAGAAGTTAAAGTTTCATTATGTGTTTCATAAAGACGGGAGGTTAAATTTCTTCGCATgctttttacaaaatttggtttgtttagttttgaatcccccacaaagctacacgagggctatatgcgctagccgtccctaatttagcagtgaaagacaagagggaaggcaactacttaTTACCAttcaccgtcaactgttgggttactcttttaccaacgaatagtgggattgaccgtaccttaTAActaccccacggttgaaagggcgaggatgtttggtgtgacggggattcgaacccaagaccctcagattttgagtcTACTGGCTTAACcccctgaccatgccgggccctttgttaactgaagatgacctaggaaggtcgaaatgttgttctgtactttattttaattaaagttttaatacccataccagccgtcttagaATACAAATTAGCATTTTATATAGAAGGCTATCAACACATTCTTAAATTGCAGCATTTTTAGCTCATGATGCGTAATGTTTGAATTTCTAAAATAAGTTTGATTTATCTAAGTgcaaaacagtttcttaagtgtcagatttgtttgagaaatctATTACATGAACGTACCCCCACCGCGTTGCGATCGGTTCATCGCACTGCAGACTCGGTTATTGAAACGAGGTTATTTTTGAAAAGTGTAGGAACGGTCCCTCGCGAGCGCTTACAATCAACCTCGCGTGAAGAAAGTCTAAATATTGATGTGAAACTGGTGATCACGTAAGTGTTAATACTTGTATGAAGAATGGGCGTGTCATTCACTCGTGTAGGAAGGCGTGAACAACTGAAAGGTCATTTTcatgagaaataataataaaaaaacaacataaaaggcGTGTACGACAAATTGTAGTCAAATACCCAAAATATATAGGTCAGTGATGTGTAACGATAAAAACTCTTTTTTATTGTCCCGATTTTACCATTAGAAAAAAAATCTCGGTTTCAAGAGAGCGAGAAGCGGTGTTAGAGGCATTTGACATTTCAGTGAAACAAAAATAGTACAAATTAGAGATAATATTAATACGATTAGTAAAGCCTTATAATGAAAGAACTTGAAAGCGTTAACGCACGACACAGATGGGATAGATCTTCAATATTAACTGTAATACATAACGAAAAAAAGACAATGAGCTAGCTTTAGtctatattttaaaaaggttAAAGACATTTTCTCGGACGAAAATAAACacgatgttttttttatttcagttgttacGTTTCCATAAAGCCTGGGGTTCGAGGGTTCCAGAAGAATGTTCTATTCCTTGGTTAATTTCCTGATTTATATAAAAGGCGAGAGCATCGGCTAGAAGAACCATCGAATCATCACCAAGTGATTCAAGACTTGTCTGAAACAGTACAAGAGCTATCCAAGTCTCCGAGATGTACCTACAGGTAAGCCTTTATGTTCTGTACTTTAAACGTCGAACCTCAAAATCTCACACGGTCTTGAAGGAAaacgttttggtttgtttgttttgaattttgtgcaaagcttcacgagggctatctgcgctagccgtccgtattttagtagtgtaaggctagagggaaggcagctactcatcaccacccaccgccaattcttggattactcttttaccaacaaatagtaggattgaccgtcacattataactctagcggctgaaaggtcgagcacgtttggtgcgacggggattcgaacctgcgaccgaTTACGAGTCGtccgccttaaccacctggccagaaaACGTTTCAGAGGAAACATTTGTTTGTAATGAAAGtagtgaaaaaatatttgtaatgaagtTACTGGTAAGAAAATACTTGATGAAATACCACAACCAGTTATAGAAACGCTGTTTAGGTTTGCTGTTTTCTCATATcgaaatgtaataatttattattcatatccAGTTGTagaaaaaatacaacaattacTATTTTCACTGAGTTCAGCTTTCTCTATTAAACGTTCTGTTAACTGTGagaaataatcattttaaaatatataattgtaattttaaatgaCGTTGTCAGTGTAACATAACAATTTAAGTATTTAAGACTTAGATGATGTGGTGTCAGTCGTTCTTGTCGTTACTTGGCTATTCGATCACCTAATTTAGATTATAACTTAGGCTATTAAtcaagataaaaacataaaaggtaAGCAGTCGATTCAGTTGGTGGAAAACGGATATTAGAAGGCCCGGCATatctagatggttaaggcactcgactcgtaacccgaggatcgagggttcgaattcccttcacaccaaatatgttcgctctttcagcggtgggggtgttataatgtgacagtcaatcctattatttgttgttaaaagagtagctaaagagttggtggtaggtagtgatgactagctgccttccctctagtcttatatggcaaaattagggacggctagcgcagattgccttcacgtagctctgcgcgaaattgaaaacaaaccttaTCGTTCAACACGTTACTGCTTCGTAAAATAGGTTTCTAAGAAGCTGAAATTTTCGTACTAGgatactgaaaatttatttgtcATCAACGCAAGTCAATTTAAGAAAATTGTTGGCAGATTTAGATTTGTTTTCTACTTCCTATCTTCCCAGCGTTGTATTACAAAAAACCTTAATCCCGTATTTTTTGTTACTGGATCTCACAGTCTTGTTCCTTGTATAAATAACACTTACAAAACGCAGGCTGTTATCATAACTTTTTTTCCTAAACAATCCATTGGTGAAGAACTCGTGTGTCACGCAGTCATTAAACAAAAGGGAGTTAGAAGTTCTCTAATatgaaaaatactgaataaaaggttttcattttaccatcacatatttttgttaacaagtgttgtatgaaaaaaaaagaggtcGCTTTTACCTTAACTGTGTGAACCAAATGGGATACAGACTGATGatagaacatttattttacttttacagaaAACTGGCGTCACACTCCTTCTTCTCTCAGCAGCAGCAAGTCTTGTGTTAGGCGGAGGGTATGGTGGAGGATACGGAGGAGGTTATGGAGGCTACGGTGGAGGATACGGAGGTGGTTATGGAGGCTACGGTGGAGGATACGGAGGTGGTTATGGAGGCTACGAGGAGGATACGGAGGCGGTTATGGTGGAGGAGGTTACGGTTATGGAGGGTTGTATGGAATTTTGTGTAATTATCCAACCCATGTTTCCGTAAGGACCCATGGCAGTTATGGAGGAGGTCTTATTGGTGGACATGGAGGAGGCTATGGGGGAGGCTATGGAGGCGGTTATGGGGGCGGCTATGGAGGTGGCTATGGAGGTGGCTATGGAGGTGGTCATGGAGGAGGCTATGGAGTTAATGTACCAATTTTTGCCGTTATTGGATCTAGTAGGCACTTCGGAGGTTATGGAGGAGGTTATGGTGGAGGCTATGGAGGAGGTTATGGTGGAGGTTATGGAGGAGGCTATGGCGGAGGTTATGGCCATCACTGATAGTAATATTCGTAGTTTCGAATATGGCGTGTAAATACCCATTTTTTAACGTGAAGAATGTCTCACGTTTGTAAAGTCTTAACTACAAAAAtgttcatgaaataaataataaccatctaGGAGATGTCGATTTCATTAAACTATCAAGTTTgctttgttaatttcttttatatactAAATATTAATAGTTCCATAAAGGAACAGCATGTACAATACGAATGTATAATAACCATTTTTCAAGGTTTATAGAATTTTTGTGATCTCTGTATATTGTATGATGCTCAAATAACTGACATTGaagaataaaactgtttcaaCCTGCAAAACTTAGTGATTTTTTTGTAAACGTTGTCAGAGTAAAGTACTTAACGTGGAAGTATAGTGTAGctagttattaaaaacagaaagtcGTACAGACATAACTAAAGTACAAACTCAATGATAGAAACCCATATTTCATTAATTCATTATTAGATCATTAAAGAGTTCTTGagttttaaataatctttcacagaaacatttgtaaaatttaataggATAGAATAAACAAGAATACATCAAACTAGTTCACTGGTAGTGTGTGAAATGTAGCtattgatttattaaatattccaCGCAGAAAGAAAGGAATTGAAGCCTGATAGTCTAAAGGTGCTATATAATTAATTCTTACACAGAGATGTAGTTTTTTGTCGTAATTTCAATTAGAAATTAACAACTCGTGGGATTGGCTCTTCACCGAAGCCTGATGGTGCAGAAGGTCGTTTGTTTTAGGCCGCAGTAACTTCTGGAAAgatcaacagaaaaatataactgttttaagCGTATAGCCTATCTGTGCTATGCTATGCaggtataaaacaatgaaattttgcGTAATAAGTTTTCAAGTTTAGACCTGAGCCtctaaagaatataaataaattaaataaagactacctttaaatcaaaactaaaaataacaaaacgaCAAACTTAGGTAATATCAAGTAATAACATATCTTTATACATGGATATATGTTGTTTATTGGAGAAGAATATCAAGTAATAACATATCTTTATACATGGATATATGTTGTTTATTGGAGAAGAATATTAAGTAATAACATATCTTTATACATGGATATATGTTGTTTATTGGAGAAGAATATCAAGTAATTAGAGTTAAAAGTAACATGAAATTCAtggaaatataaattacaatctGAATCTGGAAG
This genomic window from Tachypleus tridentatus isolate NWPU-2018 chromosome 10, ASM421037v1, whole genome shotgun sequence contains:
- the LOC143228278 gene encoding uncharacterized protein LOC143228278 isoform X2; its protein translation is MYLQKTGVTLLLLSAAASLVLGGGYGGGYGGGYGGYGGGYGGGYGGGGYGYGGLYGILCNYPTHVSVRTHGSYGGGLIGGHGGGYGGGYGGGYGGGYGGGYGGGYGGGHGGGYGVNVPIFAVIGSSRHFGGYGGGYGGGYGGGYGGGYGGGYGGGYGHH
- the LOC143228278 gene encoding uncharacterized protein LOC143228278 isoform X1, translated to MYLQKTGVTLLLLSAAASLVLGGGYGGGYGGGYGGYGGGYGGGYGGYGGGYGGGYGGGGYGYGGLYGILCNYPTHVSVRTHGSYGGGLIGGHGGGYGGGYGGGYGGGYGGGYGGGYGGGHGGGYGVNVPIFAVIGSSRHFGGYGGGYGGGYGGGYGGGYGGGYGGGYGHH